The genomic segment CAGCAGCGGGGGACCTTCTAGGGtcgaaatttattacaaataaaaggacTAAACTTGCAAAAACAACAGACTCGATTTTAggacttaaataaataaaaagactcaTAAAGACCCAACGGTCGattcctgcaaaacaagaaagaaccaacatttattatttgaattcaaacactTACCTTGATAATAGCTCTCATGCACGCTCCAGCCCTTCATTGATTGCTTcggaaatgatgaaaagaacgggTTCTTTAATTCCTTGTAGAACTGGCAAAAATGATGCTTGTGGAGTCTTCTCTTTGGAATCTTCTAGTTCAATGAGAGTAATCAGACTTGCAATGGACTTGTTGAATTGTTCCCTTAAGGTCCTTGCTCCCAGCCTTGTCATAGGTTTGTGTATCATTGttggcagaacgggttcttcaggaattggtagaacgggttcttcaggaaatgatagaacgggttcttcgggaaatggcagaacgggttcttccGGAAGTTTACTATTGATGTCCTCATCACTCTACCTTTGATATTAAGGATTTGGGTAAACTCAAATACTTCCTTGGGATAGAAATTTCTCGCTCTCCGGAGGGATTGTTTCTCTCTCAAAGGAAGTATACTCTTGACCTTTTACATGAGACAGGTAAGATAGGTGCCaagccagtgtccacaccacTTGAAGAAGGCTACcaggtcaagcgaaagggggagaagcCAACACCTGGTGCTCCGGTTCCCAAGTCGCACCAACCATACGAAGATGTGGGACGCTATCGAAGACTGGTGGGCAAGCTAATCTATCTCACGATCACGAGGCCAGACATTTGCTATGCGGTGAACCAAGTTAGTCAACACATGAAAGCTCCAACGAACTTTGACTGGCAAACACTTGAGCGGATTCTATGTTATCTCAAGGGTAGTCCAGGGCAAGGtatttggatgggaaagaacaacaacacggAACTCGTCGGCTACTATGATGCAGACTACGCTAGTGATACAATAGATAGGAGATCTACGACAGGGTATTGTACGTTTGTTGGAGGGAACTTAGTAACctggaagtcgaagaaacagAAAGTTGTGTCCCAATCAAGTGCCGAGTCGGAATATAGGGCTATGAAGAAGCTAACCAACGAGCTAACATGGCTCAAAGGCCTTCTTAAGGATCTTGGAGTGGAGTCTGATCAACCAATCaccatgcattgtgacaataaGGCGGCGATACACATAGCAACCAACTCGGTCTTCCACGAAAGGACTAAGCATATTGAGGTCGATTGTCATAAGGTAcgagaaaagattgaagaaggtgtTGTCTTGCCGTGTTATACACCGAGCAAAGACCAATTGgcggacatcttcaccaaagcCACGAGCTCTCAGATTTACGAATACATCTCCAGCAAGCTTGGACTAGTTGATCCAACTCATCCGTGAGGAACTCCTCTAACCCGTGGAGATCATACTCTTTTCcttaacatagttttgtcccatgtggttttctatgttgaggtttttaatgaggtgatcttattcgggttccaagcttagccgtCTCCcttggctaagcttgaggggaaGTATTGACCATGATCACATTGCCCATATCTCTATGTGGACGTCCATGAGAAGGttcgaaatttttttatagccgttagagaagaagaggaaataaAGTCTTGGGCGGTGCATTTAAGGAAACAGTTAGAGGACGAGTTCAATCTTGGGAAGAACTAATTCTCCTTCCTTATTCCCTATGTGATTTATTGTGaagggtgtagccctagttcTCTCGGTATTTATATCCTTTGTAAACCTTTGTAAGAATAACTTAAGGGATTTTAGTTCtattctcattctctttgccgttctctcttcttctcttctcttccgcTTAAATCCCAACAGTGTTGTGTGTCCCTCAGCATAAAGCTTTGACTTTTGTGGCTGTAGTTTAGATACTAGTTCAACGTATGATCTGAAACTGTGTAAAGAttaaaaagatcattataaggaaatatatatatatatatatatatatatatcataaaattcgaaattctaatatagtttatttattttaaatcaaaagtaTGTTCCTGGGGTAGTGActagtaaaaattttaaaaataaaaatggaaatattcaaaacctaccataaaaagtttatataaaaataaaatagagaaaataaaatctaattttatttaaaatcttttttttaaacctttgtaaacttctaaatgtaaaacaaaactattaaaagttttaaaatattaaaaaccaattataagaaaattataaaatttaaacaggtttaaaatttaaaaagatcattataaggaaattatatatataaatatatattataaaattcgaaattataatatagtttatttattttaattttaagttgctaattttacaagacaAATGATTACTTTTCATATAAGAtgaaaaatgattgtgaaaatatacaattaattactgtttccaaaaaatgtaaatactcacctttacataaagaaaaagatggttgaagtaaaaaaaaaatagatcatttcattttttttttcaccaatcaaataatttattaaaagactactattgtaatatataagataggagtatgta from the Camelina sativa cultivar DH55 chromosome 12, Cs, whole genome shotgun sequence genome contains:
- the LOC109127914 gene encoding uncharacterized protein LOC109127914 encodes the protein MAERDLGKLKYFLGIEISRSPEGLFLSQRKYTLDLLHETGKIGAKPVSTPLEEGYQVKRKGEKPTPGAPVPKSHQPYEDVGRYRRLVGKLIYLTITRPDICYAVNQVSQHMKAPTNFDWQTLERILCYLKGSPGQGIWMGKNNNTELVGYYDADYASDTIDRRSTTGYCTFVGGNLVTWKSKKQKVVSQSSAESEYRAMKKLTNELTWLKGLLKDLGVESDQPITMHCDNKAAIHIATNSVFHERTKHIEVDCHKVREKIEEGVVLPCYTPSKDQLADIFTKATSSQIYEYISSKLGLVDPTHP